From Alcaligenes faecalis, the proteins below share one genomic window:
- a CDS encoding ParB/RepB/Spo0J family partition protein, producing the protein MTTFKRMIGDKTIKRADAMKIRLEDIHEEPGFNLRDETAVDADGVSFEESIRDLAEFIGAGGTYPALEVRPREEGGVWVVDGYRRRRALTLLDSEGKLPRTPARDGGQPEAWISIVPFEGSDAERTLRILTSVENRRLGALEVARGYRRLANFGWTTTQIAQGVHKSRTHVEQMLMLANSNSDVQRAINSGQVSASAAVSLVRQHGEQAGQVIEQAAERAQDEGKTKVTPRMLSDRPRLTVKAIAPPLQKFLRSAVEYERTEQGGTDYVLVPAQALLDLQAIMNTEKEE; encoded by the coding sequence ATGACCACATTCAAACGCATGATCGGTGACAAGACGATCAAGCGGGCAGATGCAATGAAAATCCGCCTGGAAGATATTCACGAAGAGCCAGGCTTCAATCTGCGAGATGAAACAGCAGTCGATGCTGATGGAGTCTCGTTTGAGGAAAGTATCCGAGATCTGGCCGAATTTATCGGGGCTGGCGGCACTTACCCAGCACTGGAAGTACGTCCGCGTGAAGAAGGTGGGGTGTGGGTAGTTGACGGATATCGGCGGCGACGCGCCCTGACCCTGCTCGATTCAGAAGGCAAGCTGCCCAGAACACCAGCGCGTGATGGTGGGCAGCCTGAAGCCTGGATCAGCATTGTGCCGTTTGAGGGAAGTGATGCTGAGCGCACCCTGCGTATCCTGACCAGCGTGGAAAACCGGCGCCTGGGAGCCCTGGAAGTAGCTCGGGGATACCGACGACTGGCGAACTTTGGCTGGACCACCACCCAGATTGCCCAGGGCGTGCACAAGTCTCGCACCCATGTTGAGCAAATGCTGATGCTTGCAAACTCCAATTCAGACGTACAGCGGGCAATCAACTCGGGCCAAGTGTCAGCGTCAGCAGCGGTCAGCCTGGTGCGCCAGCACGGCGAGCAAGCGGGCCAGGTCATCGAACAGGCGGCTGAGCGGGCGCAGGATGAGGGCAAGACGAAGGTCACACCCCGCATGTTGTCCGACCGCCCCCGCTTAACCGTGAAAGCTATCGCGCCCCCACTGCAGAAGTTTCTGCGATCTGCTGTCGAATACGAACGGACCGAACAAGGTGGCACAGATTACGTGCTTGTGCCGGCCCAGGCCTTACTCGACCTGCAGGCCATTATGAATACGGAGAAAGAAGAGTGA
- a CDS encoding site-specific integrase: MAGKRIRTNGTWEYVFKKAGLLEKPIYMTFASEQEGDEYAQRLEALLDRGIIPSEHQPEGRILTINALDREYQREAHPSSKDAASLRVIVRMHGDWPLARITAGWVDNWISEMKRVEQLAPATIRARVGALARCTDWGMRKGYVQFPDHPLRSLPDGYAQYTKMDAALSGGGRVDTERDRRLERGEYEKILAVIQAGRLPRARTDLPYAPALECIFILAVETAMRLREMYTLTLAQVDLSQRTVFLEKTKNGDKRQVPLSSVAMSALERYLAFRSEQGWDHDRLFPWWGGRHDAASLSKISDFLSKLFKRVFAAADIEDLNFHDFRHEATSRLFERTRLSETAIMRITGHKSQRMLMRYANLRGSDLADSLW; the protein is encoded by the coding sequence ATGGCTGGTAAGCGGATTCGCACAAACGGCACCTGGGAATACGTATTCAAAAAAGCCGGGTTGCTGGAAAAACCGATCTATATGACATTCGCCTCTGAGCAAGAAGGCGATGAGTATGCCCAACGCCTCGAAGCGTTACTGGATCGGGGGATTATTCCTTCCGAACACCAGCCAGAAGGTCGCATCCTGACGATCAATGCATTGGACAGAGAGTACCAACGTGAAGCCCACCCATCCTCAAAGGACGCCGCATCGCTGCGCGTGATTGTGCGCATGCATGGCGATTGGCCGTTGGCCAGGATCACTGCCGGCTGGGTAGATAATTGGATTTCAGAAATGAAAAGGGTGGAGCAGCTTGCGCCAGCCACTATCCGTGCCCGTGTGGGGGCGTTGGCGCGTTGTACCGATTGGGGAATGAGAAAGGGCTACGTCCAGTTCCCTGATCATCCACTGCGCTCGTTACCGGATGGATACGCACAGTACACGAAGATGGATGCTGCGCTGTCTGGTGGTGGACGTGTTGATACCGAGCGGGACCGTCGGCTTGAGCGCGGCGAGTACGAAAAGATACTGGCAGTAATTCAAGCGGGTCGACTGCCGCGAGCAAGAACTGATCTGCCATATGCGCCAGCTTTGGAGTGCATTTTTATCCTGGCGGTGGAGACAGCGATGCGATTGAGGGAGATGTACACCTTGACGCTCGCGCAGGTAGATCTGAGCCAGCGCACGGTGTTTTTAGAGAAAACAAAGAATGGCGATAAGCGTCAGGTGCCTTTGTCCTCAGTTGCTATGTCAGCATTGGAGAGATATTTAGCGTTCCGATCGGAGCAGGGATGGGATCATGATCGGTTATTCCCTTGGTGGGGTGGGCGGCATGATGCAGCGAGTCTTTCAAAAATAAGTGACTTCCTCTCAAAGCTTTTCAAGAGAGTCTTTGCGGCGGCTGATATCGAGGACTTGAACTTCCACGACTTTCGCCATGAAGCTACCAGCCGCCTGTTTGAGAGAACCCGCCTGTCCGAGACGGCGATCATGCGGATCACTGGCCACAAGAGCCAGCGCATGCTCATGAGGTACGCGAACCTGCGCGGGTCCGACCTGGCTGATTCACTTTGGTGA
- a CDS encoding helix-turn-helix domain-containing protein: MQTNNHTTDLRGAADILKVHPKTMLEIIQSGAVPAAKVGRAYVMLTRDVLNYLDQLLIKQTADRMRGITKVNQPGRTRAGSRTS, from the coding sequence ATGCAAACCAACAATCACACAACTGATCTGCGGGGTGCAGCCGACATTTTGAAGGTACACCCCAAGACCATGCTTGAGATCATCCAGTCTGGCGCCGTGCCAGCGGCGAAGGTCGGACGCGCCTACGTCATGCTGACACGCGACGTTCTCAATTACTTGGACCAACTCTTGATCAAGCAGACTGCTGACCGCATGCGTGGGATCACCAAAGTGAATCAGCCAGGTCGGACCCGCGCAGGTTCGCGTACCTCATGA
- a CDS encoding c-type cytochrome, which translates to MLLSLLWPQQATADEAVVSLERQASLQTLLHQECGSCHGLLLKGGLGPALTADALRGQSAEQIALTIMHGRPGTAMPAWNRFLQPAESLWLADFLLHESDAAP; encoded by the coding sequence GTGCTGCTCTCCCTTCTTTGGCCACAACAAGCCACTGCCGATGAAGCCGTTGTGAGCTTGGAGCGGCAAGCCTCTCTACAAACACTGCTGCATCAAGAGTGTGGTTCGTGCCATGGCCTGCTGCTGAAAGGAGGTCTGGGCCCTGCCTTGACGGCTGATGCCTTGCGGGGTCAGAGCGCAGAGCAAATCGCCCTGACGATCATGCATGGGCGTCCCGGAACAGCCATGCCTGCCTGGAACCGCTTTTTGCAGCCGGCAGAAAGTCTCTGGCTGGCTGATTTTCTTCTCCATGAATCGGATGCAGCACCATGA
- a CDS encoding HU family DNA-binding protein: protein MNKTELIEFISTKADLSKADAGRALDAFIDAVTTTLKEKDTVTLVGFGTFAVSERAARSGRNPRTGETIEIEGANVPKFRPGKALKDAVN from the coding sequence ATGAATAAAACCGAGCTTATCGAATTCATTTCCACCAAAGCCGATCTGTCCAAAGCTGACGCTGGTCGTGCACTGGATGCGTTTATCGATGCCGTGACCACCACGCTGAAAGAAAAAGATACGGTTACTCTGGTTGGTTTTGGCACCTTCGCTGTGTCGGAACGCGCTGCCCGTTCGGGTCGTAACCCACGTACCGGTGAAACCATCGAGATCGAAGGCGCAAACGTGCCCAAGTTCCGTCCCGGTAAGGCTCTGAAAGACGCTGTGAATTAA
- a CDS encoding cytochrome D1 domain-containing protein — protein sequence MKALMSLGLLVALSGCASPLRGTNDLGLVVERATGSVAVVETSHRSRLARIEGLGDLSHAHITYSRDGRYGYVFGRDGGLSKVDLLEQVLVRRIIQSGNAIGGAISQDGKLIVVQNYEPGGIKVFDADTLDLISEVPSYYAPNKRAKVVGLADLPNQQFAYSLFEADEIWLTDLSDPLHPTTRRFAAGRQPYDAMVTPDGRYYIAGLFGEDALAMLDLWNPKNGVRKILQGYGRGETALPVYKMPHLRGWSLAGQDLFLPAIGRHEVLVASTLDWQEKTRIPVHGQPVFVMAQPDGRQVWVNFAFPDNDKVQVIDVATLKVVQTLDAGKAVLHMEFTPRGEAVWISARDDNKVSVYDTRSFKRLESLDIQHPSGVFFTHRSGRIGF from the coding sequence ATGAAAGCACTGATGAGTCTTGGCCTGCTTGTCGCTTTAAGCGGCTGTGCCAGCCCACTACGCGGCACCAATGACCTGGGGCTGGTTGTTGAACGTGCGACGGGCAGTGTGGCCGTTGTTGAAACCAGTCATCGCAGCCGCTTGGCGCGCATTGAAGGTTTGGGCGATCTGTCCCACGCTCATATCACCTACTCACGCGATGGGCGCTATGGCTATGTCTTTGGGCGCGATGGTGGACTGAGCAAAGTGGATCTGCTTGAACAGGTTCTAGTCCGTCGCATCATTCAGTCCGGCAATGCCATAGGTGGGGCAATCTCACAGGATGGCAAGCTGATCGTGGTGCAAAACTACGAACCGGGCGGCATCAAGGTTTTTGATGCCGACACCCTGGACTTGATCAGTGAGGTCCCGTCCTACTATGCCCCCAACAAGCGCGCCAAGGTGGTTGGCTTGGCGGATCTACCGAATCAGCAATTCGCCTACTCCTTGTTCGAGGCGGACGAAATCTGGCTGACCGATTTGTCCGACCCACTGCACCCCACGACACGACGTTTTGCAGCAGGCCGCCAGCCCTACGATGCCATGGTCACCCCGGATGGGCGCTACTACATTGCCGGCCTGTTTGGGGAGGACGCCTTGGCCATGCTGGATTTATGGAACCCGAAAAATGGAGTCCGGAAAATCCTGCAAGGCTATGGCCGGGGAGAGACCGCCCTGCCCGTCTACAAAATGCCGCATTTGCGCGGCTGGTCCTTGGCTGGTCAGGACCTGTTTTTACCGGCTATTGGACGCCATGAGGTGCTGGTTGCCAGCACCTTGGACTGGCAAGAAAAAACTCGCATTCCCGTTCATGGCCAACCCGTTTTTGTGATGGCTCAGCCCGATGGCCGTCAGGTCTGGGTGAACTTCGCTTTTCCTGACAACGACAAGGTACAGGTCATTGATGTCGCCACACTGAAAGTGGTTCAGACCCTGGACGCAGGCAAAGCCGTTCTCCACATGGAATTTACCCCTCGGGGCGAGGCCGTCTGGATTTCAGCGCGAGACGACAACAAGGTCAGTGTGTACGACACCCGCAGTTTCAAGCGTCTGGAAAGCCTGGATATTCAGCACCCCAGTGGAGTGTTTTTTACGCATCGGAGTGGTCGCATTGGTTTCTGA
- a CDS encoding recombination-associated protein RdgC: MWFKNLRIFRLDPRFDVSAQELSAMLNEERFTSCGSQEPLSLGWVPPREGGGLIHEVNGQYLICMRAERKLLPSAVVNQAAREKAREIEEQQGYKPGRKQMKEIKEQIIIDLMPRSHAVQRDTKVWIDTRNHWFVIDTAAVAKSDEVLGLFAKSVEPFPVLPLYTEWSPAGAMTAWLVDEEQLANFTVDQDTELRSTGDSGATVRYVKQSADIDEVRKHVEAGKQCTRLAMTWADRISFVLTDALDVKRVAPLDILTEKQDVPAVNDNEIFDADMTLMTSELAKMISDLVVTLGGERSS, from the coding sequence ATGTGGTTTAAAAACCTGCGTATCTTTCGTCTTGACCCTCGGTTCGATGTTTCAGCGCAAGAGCTCTCAGCGATGCTCAATGAAGAGCGCTTCACATCATGCGGCAGCCAAGAACCACTCAGCCTTGGCTGGGTGCCGCCGCGTGAAGGTGGTGGGCTGATCCATGAGGTGAATGGGCAGTATCTGATCTGCATGCGTGCTGAAAGGAAACTGCTGCCGAGCGCTGTGGTCAACCAGGCTGCACGCGAGAAAGCCCGCGAAATCGAAGAGCAGCAAGGCTACAAGCCAGGCCGCAAGCAGATGAAGGAAATCAAAGAGCAGATCATCATTGATCTGATGCCCCGCTCTCATGCTGTGCAGCGCGACACCAAGGTCTGGATCGACACACGAAATCACTGGTTTGTCATCGATACTGCAGCCGTGGCTAAGAGTGATGAGGTGCTGGGTCTGTTCGCCAAGAGCGTGGAGCCCTTCCCTGTTCTGCCCCTGTATACCGAGTGGTCACCCGCTGGCGCTATGACGGCCTGGCTGGTGGATGAAGAGCAACTGGCCAACTTTACTGTGGACCAGGACACTGAACTGCGCTCCACCGGCGACAGCGGTGCCACCGTGCGCTACGTCAAGCAAAGCGCCGACATTGACGAAGTGCGCAAGCACGTTGAAGCCGGCAAGCAATGCACTCGTTTGGCCATGACCTGGGCGGATCGCATCAGCTTTGTGCTGACCGATGCGCTGGACGTCAAACGCGTGGCCCCGCTGGACATCTTGACTGAAAAGCAGGACGTCCCGGCAGTCAATGACAACGAGATCTTTGATGCCGACATGACCTTGATGACCTCCGAGCTGGCCAAGATGATCAGCGATCTGGTCGTGACGCTGGGTGGTGAGCGGTCATCATGA
- the cobA gene encoding uroporphyrinogen-III C-methyltransferase, whose amino-acid sequence MHGKVYLVGAGPGDPELLTLRALYLLQHADAVVYDRLVSRAIMSCINPEATLHDVGKVAACKPSMQDDINDILLSLSRTHQHIVRLKGGDPFIFGRGGEEQLYLQQHGVQVEVVPGITAATGCAASLGIPLTHRGLASSVRFITGHLRENKGLELNWASLSDPTCTLVFYMAMANCSHIARALIQHGRSPHTPIALAQDATLKSQRWGLGTLQTLPQLAQTFSPPALLIIGQVVQLHPDYPQPIPNTQDALAPEPSGAAM is encoded by the coding sequence ATGCACGGCAAGGTTTATTTGGTTGGAGCGGGACCTGGCGACCCTGAACTTCTCACACTACGCGCTTTATACCTGCTGCAACATGCAGATGCTGTGGTCTATGACCGCCTGGTCAGCCGCGCCATCATGAGCTGTATCAATCCTGAAGCTACCTTGCATGATGTCGGTAAGGTAGCTGCCTGCAAGCCCAGCATGCAGGACGACATCAACGACATCCTCTTGTCACTGAGCAGAACACACCAACACATTGTCCGCTTGAAGGGCGGCGATCCCTTTATTTTTGGACGGGGAGGCGAAGAGCAGCTGTATCTGCAGCAACACGGGGTCCAGGTTGAAGTCGTGCCTGGAATTACCGCGGCTACAGGCTGCGCAGCTTCTTTAGGCATACCCCTGACCCATCGCGGGCTGGCCAGTAGTGTGCGCTTTATCACTGGGCACCTGCGTGAGAACAAGGGGCTGGAACTGAACTGGGCCTCCTTGTCCGACCCCACCTGTACGCTGGTGTTCTACATGGCCATGGCCAACTGCAGCCATATTGCCCGGGCCTTGATTCAACATGGACGCAGCCCGCATACGCCTATCGCCTTGGCACAAGATGCCACGCTGAAAAGCCAACGCTGGGGCTTGGGTACCTTGCAAACACTCCCTCAGCTTGCACAGACATTCAGCCCGCCAGCCTTGTTGATCATCGGACAAGTGGTGCAGTTGCACCCGGACTACCCACAGCCCATACCCAATACCCAAGATGCCCTCGCTCCCGAACCCTCCGGGGCCGCGATGTGA
- a CDS encoding AbiJ-NTD4 domain-containing protein, translated as MEILPFSVRIGEARKSIADDFPISARNSLKHLLAELVELRYIADWGVLAKELDRVLGEAPRDYRVTAYTDESGLRGSTFSSIDYLSWERVYDFCERLYSKIVCHSEYTNFGELVSEDRAIPRAFLEKELRRVFREEGLAYDFIDGSVVRFGRKNTENLISKSQTVLNDSRLLEARKHFHKALDFFRTSKGADYENSVKEAVCALEAAGIRLFPESRAKTLSELIGWFKSERCSKKLLTPVLNTLSAIYALRGSANGVSHGAASGGEVSPEISEYVMAVCAAQIVLLVSLAPAETDDVPF; from the coding sequence ATGGAGATACTGCCGTTTTCTGTTCGTATTGGTGAGGCTCGGAAGTCTATCGCTGACGATTTTCCAATTAGTGCGAGGAATTCCCTTAAGCATTTACTAGCTGAGCTGGTAGAGTTGAGGTACATCGCTGATTGGGGAGTTCTCGCTAAAGAGTTGGATAGAGTTTTAGGTGAGGCGCCGCGAGATTACCGTGTAACTGCCTACACCGATGAAAGTGGTTTACGGGGCTCTACATTCTCTTCAATTGATTACCTTTCCTGGGAAAGGGTGTATGACTTTTGTGAGCGATTGTATTCAAAGATAGTATGTCACTCTGAATATACGAATTTTGGGGAATTGGTCAGTGAGGATCGTGCGATCCCGCGAGCCTTTTTAGAAAAAGAGTTGAGAAGAGTTTTTCGAGAGGAAGGCTTGGCATATGATTTTATTGATGGTTCTGTAGTCAGATTTGGAAGAAAAAACACCGAGAACCTAATCTCTAAGTCACAAACCGTTCTAAATGATAGTAGGTTATTAGAAGCTAGGAAGCACTTTCATAAAGCACTAGATTTTTTCCGCACATCGAAGGGGGCTGACTATGAAAACTCTGTCAAGGAGGCGGTTTGTGCTTTAGAGGCGGCCGGAATTAGGCTGTTTCCGGAGTCGCGGGCAAAAACATTAAGTGAGTTAATTGGCTGGTTCAAGAGCGAACGTTGTTCCAAGAAACTGCTAACCCCAGTATTAAATACACTCTCTGCTATCTATGCCTTGAGGGGGAGTGCAAACGGTGTTTCTCATGGTGCGGCTTCTGGGGGAGAGGTTAGCCCTGAGATTTCAGAGTACGTCATGGCCGTGTGTGCTGCTCAAATAGTGCTCTTAGTTAGTCTCGCTCCCGCGGAAACTGATGATGTGCCGTTTTAG